Proteins encoded by one window of Pyxidicoccus trucidator:
- a CDS encoding sigma factor-like helix-turn-helix DNA-binding protein, with translation MSDTPEPDSLAELLRAYVPLERREQVAAVDGLDALLVEHLAAARAAWPTVTLPVESFLRHVARHLPAEATADVLRQLHGADLYLACACAEGNPQALRAFDQHVLQKVPPKLGGLPHATVDEVLQVLRARLLMGRGDAPPKVADYSGRGPLVAWVRITGVRIAGELSHRDGRQELFDEPPEAFARMLSTGDPEHELVRKDSRELLVEVLRKVLASLPERERALLRLHHLHGFTMDRLSALYGESRSGMQRQVAHARERLLKLTRAELAARMRMEGSELESLLGLVRSRLDLSLNRLLD, from the coding sequence ATGAGTGACACCCCGGAACCCGACTCCCTCGCCGAGCTGCTGCGCGCGTATGTCCCGCTGGAGCGCCGCGAGCAGGTGGCGGCGGTGGACGGCCTGGACGCCCTGCTGGTCGAGCACCTCGCGGCGGCCCGGGCCGCGTGGCCCACGGTGACGCTCCCGGTGGAGTCCTTCCTGCGCCACGTGGCCCGGCACCTGCCGGCCGAGGCGACGGCGGACGTGCTGCGCCAGTTGCACGGCGCGGACCTGTACCTCGCGTGCGCCTGCGCGGAGGGCAACCCGCAGGCCCTGCGCGCCTTCGACCAGCACGTCCTCCAGAAGGTGCCGCCGAAGCTGGGCGGGCTGCCGCACGCCACCGTGGACGAGGTGCTCCAGGTCCTTCGTGCGCGGCTGCTGATGGGCCGGGGCGACGCGCCTCCGAAAGTCGCGGACTACTCCGGCCGGGGCCCGCTCGTGGCCTGGGTGCGCATCACCGGCGTGCGCATCGCCGGCGAGCTGTCGCACCGGGACGGGCGCCAGGAGCTCTTCGACGAGCCCCCTGAAGCCTTCGCGCGGATGCTGTCCACCGGGGACCCGGAGCACGAGCTGGTGCGCAAGGACTCGCGCGAGCTGCTCGTCGAGGTGCTGCGCAAGGTGCTCGCATCCCTCCCCGAGCGCGAGCGCGCGCTCCTGCGGCTGCACCACCTCCACGGCTTCACCATGGACCGGCTCTCCGCGCTGTACGGCGAGTCGCGCTCCGGCATGCAGCGCCAGGTGGCGCACGCCCGTGAGCGGCTCCTGAAGCTCACCCGCGCGGAGCTGGCCGCGCGGATGCGGATGGAGGGCTCGGAGCTGGAGAGCCTGCTGGGCCTCGTGCGCAGCCGGCTGGACTTGAGTCTCAACCGCCTGCTGGACTGA
- a CDS encoding peptidoglycan DD-metalloendopeptidase family protein yields the protein MKFEGWLNPRTWLSGLSLALLLSGTGCGSEDPIVGTQEAPTQEAPLVTALARPNFQAPFPCGQSWTYSHHSAEVRRALDFVNNGGGTNGQPQLASAAGYATRHYEAGGAGNYIKIDHGGGWVTYYFHLSAYSVPNGTQVAQGQQIGLTGSTGASSGAHVHYEQLLNGVGQDIVLNGVSLAPYPGSYGSRSHTSNNCSSCVIKGDIKAKYDAMNGPALLGKCQVGELATPDGVGRFNHFERGSIYWTPTLGAHVVMGSIRGRWEQLNWERGPLGYPIIDEWTAPDGRGRFNHFERGSIYWTPELGAWEVHGEIRNKWEQLGWERSVLGYPKTGEQETPDKTGRFNHFENGSIYWTSATGAHEVRGLIHGKWAELGWEKSNLGYPLTDEQGAADGVGRYSHFQRGSIYFTPATGAHEVNGEINVRWVALGREAGLLGYPLTDETKTPDGVGRFNHFQNGSIYWTAATGAHEVRGPIRAKWESLGWETGALGYPVRDEYAVTGGRESEFQKGFITLNTTTGAVTVRMK from the coding sequence ATGAAATTCGAAGGCTGGCTGAATCCCCGTACGTGGCTGTCAGGCCTGTCACTGGCGCTGCTGCTGAGCGGCACCGGCTGCGGTTCTGAGGATCCGATTGTAGGCACGCAGGAGGCACCCACGCAGGAGGCGCCTCTCGTCACGGCGTTGGCGCGGCCCAACTTCCAGGCTCCCTTCCCCTGCGGGCAGTCCTGGACGTACAGCCATCACAGCGCCGAGGTGCGGCGCGCGCTCGACTTCGTGAATAATGGTGGTGGCACCAACGGCCAGCCCCAGCTCGCCTCGGCGGCGGGTTACGCCACGCGCCACTACGAGGCCGGCGGCGCGGGCAACTACATCAAGATCGACCACGGCGGTGGGTGGGTGACGTACTACTTTCACCTGTCCGCCTACTCCGTGCCGAACGGCACCCAGGTGGCGCAGGGCCAGCAGATCGGCTTGACGGGGAGCACCGGCGCGAGCAGCGGAGCGCACGTCCACTACGAGCAGCTGCTCAACGGCGTGGGCCAGGACATCGTCCTCAACGGCGTGTCGCTCGCGCCCTATCCCGGCAGCTACGGCTCCAGGAGCCACACCAGCAACAACTGCTCCAGTTGCGTGATCAAGGGGGACATCAAGGCGAAGTACGATGCGATGAACGGTCCGGCGCTGCTGGGCAAGTGCCAGGTCGGCGAGCTGGCCACGCCGGATGGGGTGGGCCGCTTCAACCACTTCGAGCGCGGCAGCATCTACTGGACGCCAACGCTGGGCGCGCACGTGGTGATGGGCAGCATCCGTGGCCGGTGGGAGCAGCTGAACTGGGAGCGCGGCCCGCTGGGCTATCCCATCATCGACGAGTGGACGGCGCCGGACGGCCGTGGCCGCTTCAACCACTTCGAGCGGGGAAGCATCTACTGGACGCCGGAGCTTGGGGCCTGGGAAGTCCACGGAGAGATTCGTAACAAGTGGGAGCAGCTGGGCTGGGAGCGCAGCGTGCTGGGTTACCCGAAGACGGGGGAGCAGGAGACGCCGGACAAGACGGGCCGCTTCAACCACTTCGAGAACGGGAGCATCTACTGGACGTCGGCGACGGGAGCGCACGAGGTGCGCGGACTCATCCATGGGAAGTGGGCGGAGCTGGGGTGGGAGAAGAGCAACCTGGGCTACCCGCTGACGGATGAGCAGGGGGCGGCAGACGGGGTGGGCCGCTACAGCCACTTCCAGCGGGGCAGCATCTACTTCACGCCGGCGACGGGAGCGCACGAGGTCAATGGTGAGATCAATGTCAGGTGGGTGGCGCTGGGCCGTGAGGCGGGGCTGCTGGGCTACCCGCTGACGGACGAGACGAAGACTCCGGATGGGGTGGGCCGCTTCAACCACTTCCAGAATGGCAGCATCTACTGGACGGCGGCGACGGGAGCGCACGAGGTGCGCGGCCCCATCCGGGCCAAGTGGGAGTCCCTGGGCTGGGAGACGGGAGCGCTGGGGTACCCGGTGCGGGATGAGTACGCCGTCACCGGTGGCCGTGAGAGCGAATTCCAGAAGGGCTTCATCACCCTCAACACCACCACCGGCGCCGTGACGGTGCGCATGAAGTAG
- the rph gene encoding rifamycin-inactivating phosphotransferase: protein MPAYVLGFHEADRTRIMVVGGKGASLGELSRLEGIRVPDGFCISTEAFKRILGEAPTLGEWLDRLSRLKAEDRDGIRELSAELRTLIEGMAIPEDVQEAITHFLSRLGEHAAYAVRSSATAEDLPEASFAGQQDTYLNVIGKPAILAHVSRCWASLFTERAVTYRLRQGFDHRKVHMAVVVQKMVFPQAAGTLFTAEPVTSNRKVSSIEAGFGLGEALVSGLVNADGYKVRNGQVTEKTVATKKLATWALSDGGTQERALEPERQNSPVLTDEQIVRLERLGRRIEAHFGHPQDIEWCLVDDAFYIVQSRPITTLYPIPDVGDRGNHVFVSVGHQQMMTDPMKPLGLSLWQLTAARPMYAAGGRLFVDLTKELASPASRGVLLNGLGGSEPLIKDALMTLIERGDFIEPSPAAPPAPGPAQGKPSMSPAGSHPPVDDDPAIVAEMIARSQTSLEALKRNIQTKSGTELLDFILEDIQHLRKSLFEPRSFSVIMAGMNAASWINEKMMAWLGEKSAADTLSQSVPNNITSEMGLALLDVADAIRPHPEVVEYLQNARDEGFLEGLTRLEGGQAAHGAISAYLEKFGMRCVGEIDVTRTRWRERPTTLVPLILSNIKTFEPGAGSRKFEQGRQEATKKEQDLLARLKQLPDGEQKAGETQRMIRRLRNFIGYREYPKYFIVNHSFLCKQALLKEAEQLVQAHVLHEKEDIYYLTLQELREVVRTNQLDGQLVSRRKDEHERHRKLTPPRVITSDGEIVAGAYKRAGLPAGAIVGLPVSSGVVEGRARILLDMADADLAVGDILVTPFTDPSWTPLFVSIKGLVTEVGGLMTHGAVIAREYGLPAVVGVEHATRLIQDGQRIRVHGTEGYVEILP from the coding sequence ATGCCTGCTTACGTGCTCGGTTTCCACGAGGCCGACCGAACCCGAATCATGGTTGTCGGGGGGAAAGGCGCGAGCCTGGGGGAGCTTTCCAGGCTGGAAGGCATCCGCGTGCCGGATGGCTTTTGCATTTCGACCGAAGCCTTCAAGCGAATCCTGGGAGAAGCGCCGACGCTGGGCGAATGGCTCGATCGGTTGTCGCGTCTGAAGGCGGAAGACCGGGATGGAATCCGGGAGCTCAGCGCGGAGCTCCGCACGCTCATCGAAGGGATGGCCATCCCTGAAGACGTTCAGGAAGCGATCACCCACTTCCTTTCGAGGCTTGGCGAGCACGCTGCCTATGCCGTCCGGTCCAGCGCGACGGCGGAGGATTTGCCGGAGGCTTCCTTCGCGGGCCAGCAGGACACGTATCTGAACGTCATCGGGAAGCCGGCGATCCTGGCGCACGTCAGCCGGTGCTGGGCGTCGCTCTTCACCGAGCGGGCGGTCACCTACCGCCTTCGGCAAGGCTTCGACCACCGCAAGGTCCACATGGCGGTGGTGGTGCAGAAGATGGTCTTCCCGCAGGCGGCCGGAACCTTGTTCACGGCCGAGCCCGTGACCTCGAACCGGAAGGTGTCCTCCATCGAGGCTGGCTTCGGCCTCGGTGAGGCCTTGGTCTCCGGCCTGGTGAACGCCGACGGCTACAAGGTGCGGAACGGCCAGGTCACCGAGAAGACGGTCGCCACCAAGAAGCTGGCGACCTGGGCCTTGTCGGATGGCGGTACGCAGGAACGGGCGCTCGAGCCCGAGCGGCAGAACAGCCCCGTGCTGACGGATGAGCAGATCGTGCGGCTCGAGCGACTGGGCAGGCGGATCGAAGCGCACTTCGGTCATCCCCAGGACATCGAATGGTGCCTGGTCGACGACGCGTTCTACATCGTCCAGAGCCGGCCCATCACGACCCTGTACCCCATCCCGGATGTGGGTGATCGAGGCAACCACGTCTTCGTATCCGTCGGCCATCAACAGATGATGACCGACCCCATGAAGCCCTTGGGGCTGTCCTTGTGGCAGTTGACCGCCGCTCGTCCCATGTATGCGGCGGGTGGGAGGTTGTTCGTCGATCTCACGAAGGAGCTGGCTTCACCGGCCAGCCGGGGCGTCCTGTTGAATGGCCTGGGCGGATCCGAGCCGCTCATCAAGGATGCCCTCATGACCCTCATCGAGCGGGGCGATTTCATCGAACCGTCGCCCGCGGCTCCACCAGCACCGGGTCCCGCTCAAGGCAAGCCAAGTATGTCGCCCGCGGGTTCCCACCCGCCTGTCGACGACGATCCGGCGATCGTCGCCGAGATGATCGCGCGCAGCCAGACGTCGCTCGAAGCGCTGAAGCGGAACATCCAAACGAAGTCCGGAACGGAATTACTGGATTTCATCCTGGAAGACATTCAGCACTTGAGGAAGAGCCTGTTCGAACCGCGGAGCTTCAGCGTGATCATGGCCGGCATGAACGCTGCGTCTTGGATCAACGAGAAGATGATGGCGTGGTTGGGCGAGAAGAGCGCCGCGGACACCCTCTCTCAATCCGTGCCGAACAACATCACCTCGGAAATGGGGCTGGCGCTGCTGGACGTCGCGGACGCGATCCGGCCTCATCCGGAGGTGGTCGAATACCTGCAAAATGCCAGGGATGAGGGCTTCTTGGAGGGCCTGACCCGGTTGGAGGGTGGACAGGCAGCCCACGGTGCCATCTCCGCTTATCTCGAAAAATTTGGCATGCGATGTGTCGGGGAAATCGATGTGACGAGGACGCGTTGGCGCGAAAGACCCACGACTCTCGTCCCCTTGATCCTCAGCAACATCAAGACCTTCGAGCCCGGGGCCGGCAGCCGGAAGTTCGAGCAGGGGCGGCAGGAGGCCACGAAGAAGGAACAGGATCTCCTGGCGCGATTGAAGCAATTGCCGGATGGGGAGCAAAAAGCCGGAGAAACGCAACGGATGATCCGCCGGCTCCGGAACTTCATCGGCTACCGTGAGTACCCGAAATACTTCATCGTCAATCACTCCTTCCTCTGCAAGCAGGCCTTGCTGAAGGAAGCCGAGCAGCTCGTGCAGGCCCACGTGCTCCATGAGAAGGAAGACATCTACTACCTCACCCTCCAGGAGCTTCGCGAAGTCGTGCGCACGAACCAGCTGGATGGCCAGCTCGTCAGCCGGCGAAAGGACGAGCACGAACGCCACCGGAAGCTGACGCCACCGCGAGTCATCACGTCCGACGGTGAAATCGTCGCAGGTGCGTACAAACGAGCCGGTCTCCCCGCCGGAGCCATCGTCGGTCTACCGGTCTCCTCGGGCGTGGTGGAGGGACGAGCCCGCATCCTCTTGGACATGGCCGACGCCGATCTGGCAGTGGGAGACATCCTGGTCACCCCCTTCACGGACCCGAGCTGGACGCCCCTGTTCGTGTCCATCAAGGGCCTGGTGACCGAGGTGGGGGGACTGATGACCCATGGCGCGGTGATCGCCCGGGAGTACGGCTTGCCGGCCGTCGTCGGCGTGGAGCATGCGACCCGGCTGATCCAGGATGGGCAACGCATCCGCGTGCATGGAACGGAAGGGTACGTCGAGATCCTGCCCTAG